The proteins below are encoded in one region of Holophagaceae bacterium:
- a CDS encoding DUF3187 family protein: protein MKPAGRLAAAAILCGTLAAQDPGGAPTPRPNRVAWMEIFPDPLPEGRNHLSLEATSQFLRPDRAVSGDSRTHAILDGEEWQLTADLAAPLWGGFINLRLRAVARSGGIADQAFTSYHDALSIPQGGRNLAPKYQFHYRMERDGVVVVDLEDPGTVFMEPDLAWVRPFGTRDAGGRFGFSVQLPTGKRENLTGTGSADGLVGGALWKRSGRWHAFTQAERVFFGLPKDSPFKAVLTQRSFTRAWLGGGYQGEGEGFFGGLGVELSVGYIENPYHLDLVRVDKDGMQQHWTVSHKRLPHWRFGLSEEAGSYFAPDLTLFAGYRF, encoded by the coding sequence GTGAAGCCTGCGGGCCGCCTGGCGGCGGCAGCGATTCTGTGCGGAACGCTCGCCGCCCAGGACCCAGGCGGGGCGCCGACGCCGAGGCCCAACCGCGTGGCCTGGATGGAGATCTTTCCGGACCCGCTGCCGGAGGGGCGGAACCATCTATCCCTGGAAGCCACATCTCAGTTCCTCCGCCCGGACCGCGCCGTCAGCGGCGATTCCCGGACCCACGCGATCCTGGATGGCGAGGAGTGGCAGCTCACGGCGGATCTGGCGGCGCCGCTCTGGGGCGGGTTCATCAACCTGCGCCTGCGCGCCGTGGCCCGCTCCGGCGGCATCGCGGACCAGGCCTTCACCAGCTATCACGACGCGCTCAGCATCCCCCAGGGCGGCCGCAACCTCGCCCCGAAATACCAGTTCCACTACCGGATGGAGCGGGATGGCGTGGTGGTCGTGGACCTGGAGGATCCCGGCACAGTGTTCATGGAACCTGACCTCGCCTGGGTGAGGCCCTTCGGGACCAGGGACGCCGGCGGACGCTTCGGCTTCTCGGTGCAATTGCCCACGGGCAAGCGCGAGAACCTGACCGGCACCGGCAGCGCGGATGGACTCGTGGGCGGCGCGCTCTGGAAGCGCTCCGGGCGCTGGCACGCCTTCACCCAGGCCGAGCGCGTGTTCTTCGGCCTCCCCAAGGACAGCCCCTTCAAGGCGGTGCTCACGCAGCGCTCTTTCACCCGGGCCTGGCTGGGCGGCGGGTACCAGGGCGAGGGCGAGGGTTTCTTCGGCGGCCTGGGCGTGGAACTGAGCGTCGGCTACATCGAGAACCCCTATCACCTGGACCTGGTCCGGGTGGACAAGGACGGCATGCAGCAGCACTGGACCGTGAGCCACAAGCGGCTTCCGCACTGGCGGTTCGGCCTGAGCGAGGAGGCCGGCAGCTATTTCGCTCCGGATCTCACGCTGTTCGCGGGCTACCGGTTTTAA
- a CDS encoding HU family DNA-binding protein, with protein MTKTTTKPDTAGIAELAAKLAESHDLTKAKAKAVIDSLRDDVVAVLLSGNRVNLFGLGTFEVRDTKPKMGRNPKTGEKISIPAGRKVVFKVAKGLKDQM; from the coding sequence ATGACCAAAACCACCACCAAGCCGGATACCGCAGGCATCGCCGAGCTCGCCGCCAAGCTGGCCGAGAGCCACGACCTCACCAAAGCCAAGGCCAAAGCCGTCATCGACAGCCTGCGCGACGATGTCGTGGCGGTGCTGCTCTCCGGCAACCGCGTGAACCTTTTCGGCCTGGGCACCTTCGAAGTGCGCGACACCAAGCCCAAGATGGGCCGCAACCCCAAGACCGGCGAAAAGATCAGCATTCCCGCCGGCCGCAAGGTCGTCTTCAAGGTCGCCAAAGGCCTGAAGGATCAGATGTAA
- a CDS encoding DegT/DnrJ/EryC1/StrS family aminotransferase produces the protein MSVPMLDLSIQNQAVKQKILDGIGGLIDRSSFILGDNVKGLEAEIAAYAGAKFGVGMSSGTDALLVALMALGVKAGDEVIMPTFTFFATAGVVSRLGAKPVFVDLDPQSFNTTGALVEAAITPRTKAILPVHLFGQLADMPAICEAAAQFGIPVIEDACQSMGAKGWGLNAGQFGEMTAFSFYPTKNLGAFGDAGLTVIRDDEALHARVRRLRVHGMEPVYVHHEVGMNGRLDEVQALVLRAKLEMLEGWHEGRRKHAAWYHRRMKDLAPDEARMPQEVVPDGRHIYNQFTLRVPGGRRDALQAHLKALGIGSAIYYPICLHEQPCFEDLGYKKSQFPESEAAAAEVLSIPVYPEMNEAMLEDVATAILGFFGRK, from the coding sequence ATGTCCGTCCCGATGCTTGATCTCTCCATCCAGAACCAGGCCGTGAAGCAGAAGATCCTTGACGGCATCGGCGGGCTCATCGACCGCTCCAGCTTCATCCTGGGCGATAACGTGAAGGGCCTGGAAGCCGAGATCGCGGCCTACGCGGGGGCCAAGTTCGGCGTGGGCATGAGCAGCGGCACGGACGCCCTGCTGGTGGCGCTCATGGCCCTGGGCGTGAAGGCCGGCGACGAGGTCATCATGCCCACCTTCACCTTTTTCGCCACGGCGGGCGTGGTGTCGAGGCTGGGCGCCAAGCCGGTGTTCGTGGACCTGGATCCCCAGAGCTTCAACACCACGGGCGCGCTCGTGGAAGCGGCCATCACGCCCCGTACCAAGGCCATCCTCCCGGTGCACCTCTTCGGCCAGTTGGCGGATATGCCCGCCATCTGCGAAGCCGCGGCCCAGTTCGGCATCCCCGTCATCGAGGATGCCTGCCAGAGCATGGGCGCCAAAGGCTGGGGCCTGAACGCCGGACAATTCGGCGAGATGACCGCCTTCAGCTTCTACCCGACCAAGAACCTCGGCGCCTTCGGCGATGCGGGCCTGACGGTCATCCGCGACGATGAAGCCCTGCATGCCCGCGTCCGCCGCCTCCGGGTCCACGGCATGGAGCCCGTCTACGTCCATCACGAAGTGGGCATGAACGGCCGCCTGGACGAGGTGCAGGCGCTGGTCCTCCGGGCCAAGCTGGAGATGCTCGAGGGCTGGCACGAGGGCCGCCGCAAGCATGCCGCCTGGTACCACCGCCGGATGAAGGACCTGGCGCCCGATGAGGCCCGGATGCCCCAGGAAGTGGTGCCCGACGGCCGCCACATCTACAACCAGTTCACGCTCCGCGTGCCCGGCGGCAGGCGCGATGCCCTGCAAGCCCACCTGAAAGCGCTTGGCATCGGCAGCGCCATCTACTATCCCATCTGCTTGCACGAACAGCCCTGCTTCGAGGATCTGGGCTACAAGAAGAGTCAATTCCCCGAAAGCGAAGCGGCCGCCGCGGAAGTGCTCAGCATCCCGGTCTACCCCGAGATGAACGAAGCCATGCTCGAAGACGTGGCCACCGCCATCCTCGGATTCTTCGGAAGAAAATAG
- a CDS encoding outer membrane protein transport protein, whose product MSKIFRPGWALPFLLAASTAAAQSVTSPFAIIAEQSRTAISIQGTGARAVGLGGAFIALADDASAVSFNPAGLAQLLSPEFSLVAESLQREQSFSRFKSGEQDFDDSSLKDSAFHPLFFSATMPFKRSGRNVAVTFSFQRLVDFDFNSDRNLTFRSAVPGSTVRRLTNSVDQKGSIDVYSLAVGAELTPRLLAGASINLLRGQWSFDSRQSLGDSESVFDIIQDNKFRGVNLNAGLLWRSKHVNLGLTYRSGFRAEYIFSGRYTALDDQGGTLVQPAQDGLLDLNWPETIGFGLAYKPSDRLTFTYDSVKTRWSGATFRGSFTTHHPTDGDVKDLSLDGANFFDFLTTSRTADTTDRRGGLEWIAFLGDSVVIPVRIGLFQEPQPSVDRGTGQQRVLKGLTFGFGLKYRSVTLDLAFKDAKAENDASKVVLLGGGTPILASGHEVLRERRLYLTAIFQLSSARAQKAVQRFFVGN is encoded by the coding sequence ATGTCCAAGATCTTCCGGCCCGGATGGGCCCTGCCCTTCCTGTTGGCGGCCTCGACCGCTGCCGCCCAGTCCGTCACCTCGCCCTTCGCGATCATCGCGGAACAGTCCCGGACCGCCATCTCCATCCAGGGAACCGGGGCCCGGGCCGTGGGGCTGGGGGGAGCTTTCATCGCCCTGGCGGACGATGCCAGCGCGGTGTCCTTCAATCCCGCGGGCCTGGCCCAGCTGCTCTCTCCGGAATTCAGCCTGGTGGCGGAATCCCTTCAACGGGAGCAGAGCTTTTCCCGCTTCAAGTCCGGGGAGCAGGATTTCGACGATTCCTCCTTGAAAGACTCGGCTTTCCACCCGCTTTTCTTTTCGGCGACCATGCCCTTCAAGCGAAGCGGGCGGAACGTGGCGGTGACCTTTTCCTTCCAGCGCCTGGTGGATTTCGACTTCAACTCGGACCGCAACCTGACCTTCCGCAGCGCGGTTCCGGGCAGCACGGTGCGGCGCCTCACGAATAGCGTGGATCAGAAGGGCTCCATCGACGTCTACAGCCTCGCGGTGGGCGCCGAACTGACGCCCAGGCTCCTGGCGGGGGCCTCCATCAACCTGCTGCGGGGGCAATGGTCCTTCGACAGCCGCCAATCCCTTGGGGATTCCGAGTCGGTCTTCGACATCATCCAGGACAATAAATTCCGTGGCGTGAACCTGAACGCCGGCCTGTTGTGGCGCTCGAAGCATGTGAACCTGGGCCTCACCTACCGGTCGGGGTTCCGCGCCGAATACATCTTCAGCGGCCGGTACACGGCCCTGGACGACCAGGGCGGAACCCTGGTCCAGCCAGCCCAGGATGGCCTGCTGGACCTGAACTGGCCCGAGACCATCGGCTTCGGCCTGGCGTACAAACCCTCGGACCGCCTGACGTTCACTTACGACTCCGTGAAGACCCGCTGGTCTGGCGCGACCTTCCGGGGCAGTTTCACCACCCACCACCCCACGGATGGAGATGTGAAGGATTTGTCCCTGGACGGAGCCAATTTCTTCGATTTCCTGACGACCTCCCGGACCGCGGACACCACGGATCGCAGGGGCGGCCTGGAATGGATCGCCTTCCTGGGCGATTCGGTGGTCATCCCCGTGCGCATCGGCCTTTTCCAGGAGCCCCAGCCTTCGGTGGACCGCGGGACCGGCCAGCAGCGGGTGCTGAAGGGGCTCACCTTCGGATTCGGACTGAAGTACCGGTCCGTGACCCTGGACCTCGCCTTCAAGGATGCCAAAGCGGAGAATGACGCCTCCAAGGTGGTGCTCCTCGGCGGCGGCACGCCGATCCTTGCCTCGGGGCACGAAGTCCTGCGCGAGCGGCGCCTGTACCTGACCGCCATCTTCCAACTCAGCTCCGCGCGGGCCCAGAAGGCCGTGCAACGGTTCTTCGTGGGAAACTGA
- the lysS gene encoding lysine--tRNA ligase, with protein sequence MNPNQYREVRLEKLGKLKALGLDVWPRKAERSHGIGEVIEAYGNHDGPALEEQPRTVSVMGRIMAYRDSGKTAFLNISEGGQKLQIYMRKDALSETDWEVVRLLDMGDFISVTGTLMRTKTGELTVRASRVQFLSKALLPLPEKWHGLQDKELRYRQRYLDLVSNPEVIQTFVLRSKILAGVRRYMEQQGFLEVETPMMQPIPGGATARPFITHHNALDMPLYLRIAPELYLKRLIVGGFRKVYEINRNFRNEGLSARHNPEFTMMESYAAGEDLRDVMVLTENLFAEMAALCGGLDRPFGDATISYATPFRRLSLKDAIAEYGAIDRERLERAEDIVYLAKEAHFDDVDKKSPGLLLGELFEHHAEKQLIQPTFIIDYPIELSPLTKTLAGNDMFVDRFELFIGGMELANAYSELNDPVDQLGRFMSQMGERESGNDEAMMLDLDFVNALEHGFPPTGGLGVGIDRMAMLMTNAASIRDVILFPLMRPQTEQLGTANDANEHE encoded by the coding sequence ATGAACCCCAATCAATACCGCGAGGTCCGCCTCGAAAAGCTCGGGAAGCTCAAGGCCCTGGGCCTGGACGTGTGGCCGCGGAAGGCGGAGCGGAGCCATGGCATCGGCGAGGTCATCGAGGCCTACGGGAACCACGACGGCCCCGCCCTGGAGGAACAGCCGCGCACGGTGTCGGTGATGGGCCGCATCATGGCCTACCGCGACAGCGGCAAGACCGCCTTCCTGAACATCAGCGAGGGCGGCCAGAAACTCCAGATCTACATGCGGAAGGACGCCCTCAGCGAAACCGACTGGGAGGTGGTGCGCCTGCTGGACATGGGCGACTTCATCAGCGTCACCGGCACGCTCATGCGCACCAAGACCGGCGAACTCACGGTGCGGGCCTCGCGCGTGCAATTCCTTTCCAAGGCGCTGCTCCCGCTGCCGGAGAAGTGGCACGGGTTGCAGGACAAGGAGCTCCGCTACCGCCAGCGCTACCTCGACCTGGTCAGCAATCCCGAGGTGATCCAGACCTTCGTGCTCCGCTCGAAGATCCTCGCGGGAGTCCGCCGCTACATGGAGCAGCAGGGCTTCCTGGAAGTGGAAACCCCCATGATGCAGCCCATCCCCGGCGGCGCCACGGCCCGGCCCTTCATCACCCACCACAACGCCCTGGACATGCCGCTCTACCTGCGCATCGCGCCGGAGCTCTACCTGAAGCGCCTCATCGTCGGCGGCTTCCGCAAGGTCTACGAGATCAACCGCAACTTCCGCAATGAAGGCCTGAGCGCCCGGCACAATCCGGAATTCACGATGATGGAATCCTACGCGGCGGGCGAGGACCTGCGCGACGTGATGGTGCTCACGGAGAACCTCTTCGCGGAAATGGCGGCCCTTTGCGGCGGCCTGGACCGTCCCTTCGGCGACGCCACCATCAGCTATGCGACGCCGTTCCGCCGCCTCAGCCTCAAGGACGCCATCGCCGAATACGGAGCCATCGACCGGGAGCGCCTGGAGCGCGCCGAGGACATCGTGTACCTCGCCAAGGAGGCCCATTTCGACGACGTCGACAAGAAAAGCCCCGGCCTCCTCCTGGGCGAACTCTTCGAGCACCACGCCGAGAAACAGCTCATCCAGCCCACCTTCATCATCGACTACCCCATCGAACTGAGCCCGCTCACCAAGACGCTCGCAGGCAACGACATGTTCGTGGACCGCTTCGAGCTGTTCATCGGCGGCATGGAGCTGGCGAACGCCTATTCAGAATTGAACGATCCCGTGGACCAGTTGGGCCGGTTCATGTCCCAGATGGGCGAGCGCGAAAGCGGCAACGACGAAGCCATGATGCTGGACCTGGACTTCGTCAACGCCCTGGAGCACGGCTTCCCGCCCACCGGCGGCCTGGGCGTCGGCATCGACCGCATGGCCATGCTCATGACCAACGCCGCGAGCATCCGGGATGTGATCCTTTTCCCATTGATGCGGCCCCAGACTGAACAGCTTGGAACCGCGAATGACGCGAATGAACACGAATAA
- the pruA gene encoding L-glutamate gamma-semialdehyde dehydrogenase, which yields MSLGIFKVPTPINEPVKTYAPGTPERAGLKAKLKEMGSGKLDIPMVINGHHIHSEKKGKAVVPHDHQHVLGDYHMGGAEEVKLAIHGAMHAHKEWAAMPWDARAAVFLKAADLLAGPWRDTINAATMLGQSKTCHQAEIDSACELVDFFRFNVAFYQQLLKEQPDSQAGMWNRLEHRPLEGFVFAVTPFNFTSIAGNLPTAPALCGNTVIWKPASTAVYSAHFLMELLKAAGLPDGVINLVYGSGRSIGDPVLADSHLAGIHFTGSTSVFHGMWKSIGANIAKYRAYPRLVGETGGKDFILAHPSADPQALVTAIVRGAFEYQGQKCSAASRVYIPSNLWPKVKDQLAAQVESIKMGDVGDFSNFMGAVIDAGSFQTQKDAIEAAKASSDASILVGGQCDDSIGYFVRPTVIVAKDPKYATMRDELFGPVLTVHVYDEHHWTEILHTVDQTSAYALTGAVFSQDRKAVQQAMDLLRNAAGNFYINDKPTGAVVGQQPFGGARASGTNDKAGSILNLVRWISPRTIKETFVPATDYRYPFMQGE from the coding sequence ATGTCCCTCGGCATCTTCAAAGTCCCCACTCCCATCAATGAGCCCGTGAAGACCTACGCGCCGGGAACACCAGAGCGGGCGGGCCTGAAGGCCAAACTGAAGGAGATGGGCTCCGGGAAACTGGATATCCCGATGGTCATCAACGGCCACCACATCCATTCGGAAAAAAAGGGGAAGGCAGTGGTGCCGCACGACCATCAGCACGTGCTCGGCGACTACCACATGGGCGGGGCCGAGGAAGTGAAACTCGCCATCCACGGGGCCATGCACGCCCACAAGGAATGGGCGGCGATGCCCTGGGACGCCCGCGCGGCGGTCTTCCTCAAGGCCGCGGACCTGCTGGCGGGGCCCTGGCGCGACACCATCAACGCCGCCACCATGCTGGGCCAGAGCAAGACCTGCCATCAGGCCGAGATCGATTCGGCCTGCGAGCTGGTCGATTTCTTCCGCTTCAACGTGGCCTTCTACCAGCAGCTCCTGAAGGAACAGCCAGATTCTCAAGCGGGCATGTGGAACCGCCTGGAGCACCGGCCCCTCGAAGGCTTCGTGTTCGCAGTCACGCCCTTCAACTTCACCTCCATCGCGGGCAATCTCCCCACGGCGCCGGCGCTCTGCGGCAACACGGTCATCTGGAAGCCCGCCTCCACGGCCGTCTACAGCGCTCACTTCCTCATGGAACTGCTGAAGGCCGCGGGCCTGCCGGACGGCGTCATCAACCTGGTCTACGGATCGGGCCGGTCGATCGGCGATCCTGTCCTCGCGGACAGCCACCTGGCGGGCATCCACTTCACGGGCTCCACCTCCGTGTTCCACGGGATGTGGAAGTCCATCGGCGCCAACATCGCCAAGTACCGCGCCTATCCCCGGCTGGTGGGCGAGACCGGCGGCAAGGATTTCATCCTGGCCCATCCCAGCGCCGATCCCCAGGCGCTGGTGACCGCCATCGTGCGCGGGGCTTTCGAATACCAGGGGCAGAAGTGCAGCGCCGCCAGCCGCGTGTACATTCCCTCCAACCTCTGGCCCAAGGTGAAGGACCAGCTCGCGGCCCAGGTGGAAAGCATCAAGATGGGCGACGTGGGCGACTTCTCCAATTTCATGGGCGCGGTCATCGACGCGGGCTCTTTCCAGACGCAAAAGGACGCCATCGAAGCAGCGAAAGCCTCCAGCGACGCCAGCATCCTGGTGGGTGGCCAGTGCGATGACTCGATCGGCTACTTCGTGCGGCCCACGGTGATCGTGGCCAAGGATCCGAAGTACGCAACCATGCGCGATGAGCTGTTCGGCCCCGTGCTCACGGTGCATGTCTACGACGAGCACCACTGGACGGAGATCCTGCACACCGTGGATCAGACCAGCGCCTACGCCCTCACCGGCGCGGTCTTCAGCCAGGACCGCAAAGCCGTGCAGCAGGCCATGGACCTGCTCCGCAACGCCGCCGGGAATTTCTATATCAACGACAAGCCCACCGGCGCGGTGGTGGGCCAGCAGCCCTTCGGCGGCGCCCGCGCCTCCGGCACCAACGACAAGGCCGGGTCCATCCTGAATCTCGTGCGCTGGATCAGCCCGCGGACAATTAAGGAGACCTTCGTTCCGGCGACTGACTATCGCTATCCCTTCATGCAGGGCGAATGA
- a CDS encoding PilZ domain-containing protein: MAEFTERRDNRRIALGPGHTIRFRVGGRIFKDIRITNISGSGLFATVDRGEAGLFEKGVLLEDLVLDHPLLPKGHIRAQVVYTLGQAPETPAMAFVGMGMHFLEMPKKTQEDLNNFVAAAMGEA; this comes from the coding sequence ATGGCCGAGTTCACCGAACGCCGCGACAACCGCCGCATCGCGCTGGGACCGGGGCATACGATCCGGTTCCGGGTCGGCGGGCGCATCTTCAAGGACATCCGCATCACGAACATCAGCGGGAGCGGCCTTTTCGCCACCGTGGACCGGGGCGAGGCCGGACTCTTCGAGAAGGGCGTGCTGCTCGAGGACCTGGTGCTGGACCATCCCCTCCTCCCCAAGGGCCACATCCGCGCCCAGGTGGTCTATACGCTGGGGCAGGCTCCCGAGACTCCCGCCATGGCCTTTGTGGGCATGGGCATGCATTTTCTCGAGATGCCCAAGAAAACCCAGGAAGACCTGAACAATTTCGTCGCGGCGGCCATGGGCGAGGCGTAG
- a CDS encoding 50S ribosomal protein L9, protein MEILLIDNVAKLGQRGDVVTVKDGYARNFLLPRKLALPVTAGNKRQIELEKERAQKLRAKELADAQTLAEKLSAISLSFAKKAGATGHLFGSVTNAEVADQLKTKGFIVDRHTIVVPQIKEVGAYVVEIRLYQGVIAKLNLEVAAQAE, encoded by the coding sequence ATGGAAATCCTCTTGATCGACAACGTGGCGAAGCTCGGCCAGCGCGGCGACGTGGTGACCGTGAAGGACGGCTACGCCCGCAACTTCCTCCTCCCCCGCAAGCTGGCCCTGCCCGTGACCGCGGGCAACAAGCGCCAGATCGAGCTTGAAAAAGAGCGCGCCCAGAAGCTCCGCGCCAAGGAACTGGCCGATGCCCAGACTCTGGCCGAGAAGCTCAGCGCCATCAGCCTCTCCTTCGCCAAGAAGGCCGGCGCCACCGGCCACCTCTTCGGCAGCGTCACCAACGCCGAAGTGGCCGACCAGCTCAAGACCAAGGGCTTCATCGTGGACCGCCACACCATCGTGGTGCCGCAGATCAAGGAAGTGGGCGCCTACGTGGTCGAGATCCGTCTCTACCAGGGCGTCATCGCCAAGCTGAACCTGGAAGTGGCCGCCCAGGCCGAGTAG
- a CDS encoding citrate (Si)-synthase yields MTKLIEKLREKIEAQRPHTAALVKEHGDVVIDHVTISQVVGGARDVKCLVSDISYLDPLEGIRLRGKNIPETFAALPKAPGDEYPSVESFWYFLLTGEAPDAEAVAEIKADFKYRAKVPAYVFDVLRALPKDTHPMVMLSTAVLSMQRESKFTHFYHHGFKKDRAWEYMYEDATDIIAKLPEIAAFIYRHKYKGGDIIGPDTKLDFGGNFAHMMGFPKPYDDVARMYFIIHSDHEVGNVSAHTTHLVGSALSDAYYAFSAGLNGLAGPLHGLANQEVLEWVLKFQEKLHGAEPTEENVRVALWDTLNEGHVIPGYGHAVLRRTDPRYEAQLQFAQKHMPDDAVFKLVQMIYIVAPKVLTEQGKTKNPWPNVDAASGMIQYHYGLREYDFYTVLFGVGRALGVLANLTWDRALGYALERPKSVTTAMLEKWAVDATVKA; encoded by the coding sequence ATGACCAAATTGATTGAAAAACTTCGAGAGAAGATCGAAGCCCAACGACCTCATACGGCGGCCCTCGTCAAGGAGCATGGCGATGTGGTCATCGACCACGTGACCATCAGCCAGGTCGTGGGCGGCGCGCGCGACGTGAAATGCCTGGTGTCGGACATCTCCTACCTGGATCCTCTGGAAGGGATCCGGCTGCGCGGCAAGAACATTCCGGAGACTTTCGCGGCTCTGCCCAAGGCGCCGGGCGACGAATATCCGTCGGTGGAATCCTTCTGGTATTTCCTGCTGACCGGCGAGGCTCCGGACGCCGAGGCCGTCGCGGAAATCAAGGCGGACTTCAAGTACCGCGCCAAGGTCCCGGCCTATGTCTTCGACGTGCTGCGGGCCCTGCCCAAGGACACGCATCCCATGGTGATGCTCTCCACGGCCGTGCTTTCCATGCAGCGCGAGAGCAAGTTCACGCACTTCTACCACCATGGCTTCAAGAAGGACCGCGCCTGGGAGTACATGTACGAAGACGCCACGGACATCATCGCCAAGCTGCCTGAAATCGCGGCCTTCATCTACCGCCACAAGTACAAGGGCGGCGACATCATCGGCCCCGACACCAAGCTGGATTTCGGCGGGAATTTCGCGCACATGATGGGCTTCCCCAAGCCCTACGACGACGTGGCGCGCATGTACTTCATCATCCACTCGGACCACGAAGTCGGAAACGTCAGCGCCCACACCACGCACCTGGTGGGCAGCGCCTTGAGCGACGCCTACTACGCATTCTCCGCCGGGCTCAACGGCCTGGCGGGACCGCTCCACGGCCTGGCCAACCAGGAGGTCCTGGAATGGGTCCTGAAGTTCCAGGAAAAGCTCCATGGCGCCGAACCCACGGAGGAAAACGTCCGCGTGGCGCTTTGGGACACGCTCAACGAAGGCCATGTCATTCCGGGCTACGGGCACGCGGTGCTGCGCCGCACGGATCCGCGCTACGAGGCCCAGCTGCAGTTCGCGCAGAAGCACATGCCGGACGATGCGGTGTTCAAGCTGGTGCAGATGATCTACATCGTGGCGCCGAAGGTCCTCACCGAGCAGGGCAAGACCAAGAACCCATGGCCGAACGTGGACGCTGCCAGCGGCATGATCCAGTACCACTACGGCCTGCGCGAGTATGACTTCTACACCGTGCTCTTCGGCGTGGGCCGCGCCCTCGGCGTGCTGGCGAACCTGACCTGGGACCGGGCCCTCGGCTACGCCCTGGAACGCCCGAAGTCGGTCACCACCGCGATGCTCGAGAAGTGGGCCGTGGATGCGACCGTAAAGGCATAG